Proteins co-encoded in one Deltaproteobacteria bacterium genomic window:
- a CDS encoding NAD(P)-dependent oxidoreductase produces MPMAHDDSPRPDRIFEEIERPYTAQEAVAEANRCIKCQDAPCNRGCPAGIDVARFIRQIANRNFGGAIRVIREDNVLPGSCARICPQEILCEGKCSSTELAEAIHIGKLQRFAADYEREKGAKLPAKREPTGVSVAVVGAGPAGLSAAATLARLGYDVDLFEGRPLAGGLLTYAIPPFRLPYEIVRDEIEYIEALGVKIYNNSLIEDLPPLLERYGAVFLGLGSAESKSLAVEGEDLHGVFQGLDLLREIKLAQIENRAVRFRLGPRVEVIGGGDTAVDAAASARLLGVPHVTLRYRRTAMEMPARPGEVERAQRQGVKLELLCAPVRFIGQEGTLRAVEYVRLKLGEEDRSGRPRPVPIEGSNFVVETDTAIIAVGQTPRQGGLQGLERDRRGRIRVDEDTMATSIEGVYSGGDAVNGGDTAVRAVGDGKRAAFAMDEYVRAGKRTMGNQKPG; encoded by the coding sequence ATGCCTATGGCTCATGACGACTCACCCAGACCGGACAGGATATTCGAGGAGATAGAAAGGCCCTACACGGCTCAGGAAGCCGTTGCCGAGGCCAACCGGTGCATCAAGTGCCAGGATGCGCCATGCAACAGGGGATGCCCTGCAGGCATCGATGTCGCCAGGTTCATCCGGCAGATTGCAAACAGGAATTTCGGTGGAGCTATCCGGGTCATTCGAGAGGACAACGTCCTGCCGGGTAGCTGTGCCCGTATCTGCCCCCAGGAGATCCTTTGCGAGGGTAAGTGCAGCAGCACGGAACTCGCAGAGGCTATTCACATCGGAAAACTCCAGAGGTTTGCCGCCGACTACGAGAGAGAAAAGGGGGCAAAGCTCCCGGCAAAAAGGGAACCGACGGGGGTCTCGGTGGCCGTCGTCGGGGCCGGACCTGCAGGTCTTTCGGCGGCAGCAACCCTCGCCAGACTCGGCTATGATGTGGATCTCTTCGAAGGGCGTCCCCTTGCGGGCGGTCTTCTCACCTATGCCATCCCTCCGTTTCGCCTCCCCTATGAGATCGTAAGAGACGAGATCGAGTACATCGAGGCTCTCGGTGTAAAGATCTACAACAATTCCCTGATCGAAGATCTGCCCCCCCTTCTGGAGAGATACGGAGCGGTTTTCCTCGGTCTGGGTTCGGCAGAGTCCAAGAGCCTCGCCGTCGAGGGTGAAGATCTCCATGGAGTTTTCCAGGGGCTTGATCTCTTACGGGAGATCAAGCTTGCACAGATCGAAAACCGGGCGGTCCGTTTTCGGCTCGGCCCGAGGGTCGAGGTGATCGGAGGAGGAGACACGGCTGTCGACGCGGCTGCCAGTGCCAGGCTGCTCGGCGTACCTCATGTGACCCTTCGATATCGAAGAACCGCGATGGAAATGCCTGCCAGGCCCGGAGAGGTGGAGCGGGCTCAGAGGCAAGGGGTGAAGTTGGAGCTGCTCTGTGCTCCGGTTCGCTTTATCGGGCAAGAGGGAACGCTCCGGGCGGTGGAGTACGTGCGACTCAAACTCGGAGAGGAAGATCGTTCGGGCAGACCCCGACCCGTACCGATCGAGGGCTCCAATTTCGTGGTGGAAACCGATACGGCCATCATCGCCGTGGGCCAGACTCCCCGTCAGGGAGGCCTCCAGGGCTTGGAGAGGGACCGCCGGGGCCGCATACGAGTGGATGAGGATACGATGGCCACATCCATCGAAGGGGTCTATTCGGGGGGGGATGCGGTCAACGGTGGTGATACTGCCGTGAGAGCCGTGGGAGACGGAAAAAGGGCTGCCTTTGCCATGGATGAGTATGTCAGGGCAGGGAAGCGAACAATGGGAAACCAAAAGCCCGGATAA
- a CDS encoding aminotransferase class III-fold pyridoxal phosphate-dependent enzyme: protein MASAEEKLLDLAKHTYGTWRRQDLWKRPLEIVDAEGVYMFDRSGKRYLDFSSQLMCSNLGHKNKAIIEAIVKQAEKLPYVAPGFATEAGERAVEALLSVMPENLVKFFFSTSGTEANEAALKMLRMYKAPDYKVISRYHSYHGATVASITFTGDPRRWSAERARCTVEGVRFAPDAYCYRCPFGLEYGDCNIQCARYLDYMIQEEGNVAAIIAEPVVGTNGRIVPPPEYFPIVREICDRTGVLLISDEVMSGWYRTGKLFAIQNWDVLPDILTTAKGCTAAYTPVGVTATSKPMADFFENQIMSHGHTYAFHPLALSAIPAAIAEYKKLTATDTLHRGAEHLKKRLYELADRHECIGDVRGMGHFWALELVKNRKTKELFNTKMDKFTGESLMPEKVSKDALQNGLFVNSWYDTMVISPPLIITEDQIDEGIDVLDKSLEIADREVVSTGVAASRSSEFGGRK, encoded by the coding sequence ATGGCAAGTGCGGAAGAGAAGTTGCTCGACCTGGCGAAACACACCTACGGAACATGGAGGCGCCAGGACCTCTGGAAGAGGCCTTTGGAGATCGTCGATGCCGAAGGCGTGTACATGTTCGACAGGAGCGGCAAGAGGTATCTCGATTTTTCGTCCCAATTGATGTGCTCGAATCTCGGTCACAAGAACAAGGCGATCATCGAGGCGATCGTCAAACAGGCGGAGAAACTGCCCTATGTGGCTCCGGGTTTTGCCACCGAAGCAGGAGAGAGAGCCGTGGAGGCTCTCTTGTCGGTGATGCCTGAGAATCTGGTGAAGTTCTTCTTTTCCACCAGCGGCACGGAGGCCAACGAGGCCGCCCTCAAGATGCTCAGGATGTACAAGGCACCGGACTACAAGGTGATTTCCAGATACCATTCATACCACGGGGCAACCGTTGCAAGCATCACTTTCACCGGTGATCCGAGAAGATGGAGTGCGGAACGGGCCCGCTGTACGGTCGAAGGCGTGAGGTTCGCCCCTGATGCTTACTGCTATCGATGCCCCTTTGGACTCGAGTACGGGGACTGCAATATTCAATGTGCACGCTACCTCGACTACATGATCCAGGAAGAGGGCAATGTGGCCGCCATCATCGCCGAACCCGTGGTAGGGACAAACGGCAGAATCGTCCCGCCGCCCGAGTATTTCCCAATCGTGAGGGAGATATGCGATCGAACCGGGGTTCTTCTGATCTCCGACGAGGTCATGTCGGGCTGGTACAGGACCGGAAAGCTCTTTGCCATACAGAACTGGGACGTTCTTCCGGACATACTCACCACGGCAAAGGGTTGTACCGCCGCATACACGCCCGTGGGGGTTACGGCCACATCGAAGCCGATGGCGGATTTCTTCGAGAATCAGATCATGTCCCACGGCCACACCTATGCGTTCCATCCATTGGCTCTTTCGGCTATTCCGGCAGCCATCGCCGAGTACAAGAAATTGACCGCCACGGATACCCTCCACAGGGGAGCCGAACACCTAAAGAAGAGACTCTACGAATTGGCGGACCGACACGAGTGCATCGGAGATGTGAGGGGAATGGGCCATTTCTGGGCTCTCGAGCTCGTCAAGAATAGGAAGACCAAGGAACTGTTCAATACGAAAATGGATAAGTTCACCGGTGAGAGCCTCATGCCGGAGAAGGTGAGCAAGGATGCCCTGCAGAACGGACTCTTTGTGAACTCGTGGTATGATACCATGGTAATCTCCCCGCCCCTCATCATAACAGAGGACCAGATAGACGAGGGGATTGACGTCCTCGACAAATCCCTGGAGATAGCAGACAGGGAGGTCGTCAGCACCGGTGTCGCCGCCTCGCGAAGCAGCGAGTTCGGGGGGAGAAAATAG
- a CDS encoding DUF1844 domain-containing protein, translated as MADEEKDRGFAVRDKRHFAAGKTEERKEEKAEGKGGEPGAAAEAEKPGEDQRTEAKGREEAPLPEINFSNFIFSLSTSALIHLGEIPDPVTSKPNKNLPMAKQTIDILGILQEKTKGNLTSDEETLIRNILYDLRMRFVKAKQ; from the coding sequence ATGGCGGATGAGGAGAAAGACAGAGGATTTGCCGTAAGGGACAAGCGGCATTTCGCCGCGGGAAAAACCGAGGAACGGAAAGAAGAGAAGGCCGAAGGGAAGGGCGGGGAGCCCGGAGCAGCGGCGGAGGCCGAAAAGCCGGGGGAAGATCAGAGAACTGAGGCAAAGGGTAGGGAGGAAGCTCCTCTTCCGGAGATCAACTTCTCGAATTTCATTTTCTCCCTGAGCACTTCGGCCCTGATCCACCTGGGAGAGATCCCCGATCCGGTTACCAGCAAGCCCAACAAGAATCTCCCCATGGCCAAGCAGACCATCGATATCTTGGGGATTCTCCAGGAGAAGACAAAGGGGAATCTCACCTCCGACGAGGAGACCTTGATCCGAAATATCCTCTACGACTTGAGGATGCGTTTTGTCAAAGCCAAGCAGTAA
- the preA gene encoding NAD-dependent dihydropyrimidine dehydrogenase subunit PreA encodes MKIVKEADLSVDFCGLKFQNPFVLSSAPPATTGEMIKRAFDAGWAGAVTKTLVREEIVNVKPRLASLAYPGSPEEPKKIYALENIELVSDRPLDVWLKEIEEIRKSHPDHVIIASLMDDASHPEGWKEMARRVEDAGAGMIELNMSCPHGMPEKGMGSAIGQDAELAGRVTRWVTEAVKIPVMAKMTPNVTDISLPARACMENGASAISAINTVGAIIGVDLETFVPKPAVAGFSSHGGLSGRAIKPIALKAVATIREAVDLPISGIGGIATWEDAAEFLLMGASTLQLCTEVMVRGYGIIDDLKDGLSNYMEDHGFASIGGMVGLALKKVRALSDLSTEYKVVSSVDEGKCVKCDICYVSCRDAGYQAISLREDRIPVVDEEKCTGCSLCYQVCPVWDCVTMKEVTAG; translated from the coding sequence ATGAAGATTGTCAAGGAAGCCGATCTAAGCGTGGATTTTTGCGGACTGAAATTTCAGAATCCCTTCGTCCTGTCTTCGGCCCCGCCGGCCACGACAGGTGAGATGATCAAGCGGGCCTTCGACGCTGGATGGGCCGGAGCGGTGACCAAGACCCTGGTGAGAGAGGAGATTGTAAACGTCAAACCCCGCCTCGCCTCTCTTGCCTATCCAGGTTCTCCGGAAGAACCCAAGAAGATCTATGCCCTGGAAAACATCGAATTGGTGTCTGACAGGCCCCTCGATGTCTGGCTCAAGGAGATCGAGGAGATTCGAAAATCCCACCCTGACCACGTGATCATCGCCAGCCTTATGGACGACGCCTCACATCCGGAGGGATGGAAGGAGATGGCCAGGAGAGTAGAGGACGCCGGGGCCGGCATGATCGAGCTGAACATGTCCTGTCCCCATGGAATGCCGGAGAAAGGCATGGGCTCTGCCATCGGCCAGGACGCCGAGCTTGCGGGCCGGGTCACCCGCTGGGTCACCGAGGCCGTCAAGATCCCTGTCATGGCCAAGATGACCCCCAACGTGACCGACATTTCACTCCCCGCAAGAGCCTGCATGGAGAACGGAGCATCGGCGATTTCGGCCATCAACACGGTGGGAGCCATCATAGGAGTCGACCTGGAGACATTTGTACCCAAACCCGCTGTCGCCGGTTTCTCTTCCCACGGCGGTCTCTCCGGAAGGGCCATCAAACCCATCGCTCTGAAGGCCGTCGCCACCATCAGGGAGGCCGTCGATCTGCCCATCTCGGGTATCGGCGGGATAGCCACCTGGGAGGACGCGGCTGAGTTTCTACTCATGGGTGCCTCTACTCTGCAGCTCTGTACCGAGGTCATGGTGAGGGGTTACGGAATCATCGATGACTTGAAGGACGGCCTGAGCAACTACATGGAAGACCACGGTTTTGCTTCCATAGGAGGGATGGTGGGGTTGGCTCTGAAGAAGGTGAGGGCCCTGTCGGATCTGAGCACCGAATACAAGGTGGTCTCCAGCGTGGACGAGGGCAAGTGTGTCAAGTGCGATATCTGTTACGTCTCGTGCAGGGACGCGGGATACCAGGCCATCAGCCTGAGGGAGGATCGAATCCCCGTCGTAGACGAGGAGAAGTGTACGGGCTGTTCTCTCTGTTACCAGGTCTGCCCGGTCTGGGACTGTGTCACCATGAAAGAGGTCACGGCAGGGTGA
- a CDS encoding trypsin-like peptidase domain-containing protein has product MSRILRGGRAISRAYPCFGWLLVFLFLVPFVPPWTETAEGGVEGISRRNVVVRVAEAAGPAVVNISTRVVSGGGTNPFYEFGGGTLFDEFFRDFFESPSRSYSSLGSGVIIRPDGTILTNEHVILRAERIKVTLLDGREFEGRLVGSDPESDLAVIRIAGRGPFPTIAMGTSRDLMIGETVIAIGNPFGLSHTVTAGVVSSLHRSFRSGDRVYRDFIQTDASINPGNSGGPLLNIMGELIGINTAIYRGAQGIGFAIPVDRVKRIVDDLIAYGEVHPAWIGIQIQELDPSLVEHFHYKGKGGVVVTRVVSGGPGRKGGLRRGDIIERVGGIEVSCMEDYYHAVRQFTSGDEIDFQVFRGGQRIRITLLGVDFPAAYGLRLARSVLGIEVAGIDDKMIRRYDLYVRSGVVVTSVDRSRILGRIGVQPGDVIRQVADQRIDDLDQFKRAMSVIEMSRSVLFQIQRGRWASYVTVDIWGG; this is encoded by the coding sequence ATGAGCCGGATTCTTCGGGGTGGCAGAGCGATCAGCCGTGCATACCCTTGTTTCGGGTGGTTGCTGGTCTTTCTTTTCCTGGTTCCTTTCGTTCCGCCGTGGACGGAGACGGCAGAGGGCGGGGTGGAGGGAATCTCGAGGCGGAACGTCGTGGTCCGTGTTGCCGAGGCTGCCGGCCCGGCCGTTGTCAATATAAGCACCCGAGTGGTTTCAGGGGGAGGGACGAATCCCTTCTACGAGTTCGGTGGCGGTACCCTCTTTGACGAGTTTTTCCGGGATTTTTTCGAGTCTCCTTCGAGATCCTACTCGAGTCTGGGTTCCGGCGTAATCATCCGGCCCGATGGAACGATCCTGACAAATGAACACGTGATCCTGAGGGCCGAGAGGATAAAGGTCACACTCCTCGATGGGAGGGAGTTCGAGGGAAGGCTGGTCGGTTCTGACCCCGAATCCGACCTGGCCGTGATCAGGATTGCCGGAAGGGGACCGTTTCCGACCATTGCGATGGGCACGTCGAGGGATCTCATGATCGGCGAGACGGTCATCGCCATCGGGAACCCCTTCGGCCTCAGCCACACCGTTACTGCCGGGGTGGTCAGTTCCCTCCACCGCTCTTTCAGGTCAGGAGACAGGGTCTACCGCGACTTCATACAGACCGATGCGTCCATAAATCCCGGCAACAGCGGCGGCCCCCTTCTCAACATCATGGGGGAGCTGATCGGGATCAATACGGCCATATACCGTGGAGCTCAGGGTATCGGATTTGCCATACCTGTCGACCGGGTGAAAAGAATCGTCGACGACCTGATCGCCTATGGAGAGGTTCATCCGGCTTGGATCGGGATTCAGATCCAGGAGCTCGATCCGTCCCTGGTCGAGCATTTCCATTACAAGGGGAAGGGGGGAGTAGTGGTGACCCGGGTGGTCTCCGGCGGTCCCGGCCGGAAGGGAGGGCTCCGGAGGGGAGACATCATAGAGCGGGTGGGTGGAATCGAGGTTTCTTGCATGGAGGACTACTACCACGCCGTCAGGCAGTTCACCTCGGGTGATGAGATCGATTTTCAGGTCTTCCGGGGTGGACAGAGGATACGCATCACCCTTTTGGGGGTGGATTTTCCGGCGGCGTACGGGCTCCGACTGGCCCGTTCTGTTCTGGGTATTGAAGTCGCCGGTATCGATGATAAAATGATCCGCAGGTACGATCTCTACGTGCGCTCCGGTGTGGTTGTGACATCAGTCGACCGGAGCAGGATCCTTGGGAGGATAGGTGTCCAGCCTGGCGACGTGATCCGCCAGGTGGCCGATCAAAGGATCGATGATCTCGACCAGTTCAAGAGGGCGATGAGCGTTATCGAGATGAGCAGGAGCGTCCTTTTCCAGATCCAGAGGGGACGTTGGGCCAGCTACGTCACCGTGGATATCTGGGGAGGATAG
- a CDS encoding leucyl aminopeptidase: MKIEVRDSKVEEFKTEALLLYHFKGEKTLVDKTERMDLASRGLIREVLRSGDFRAELYQSSLIYTHGSGPAKRILLVGLGRKREFTIDRWRGAAAKGAQIVRDLGVKEFATPLVEGALERVPLDMLAQALVEGVGLGLYDFSELKTEKRKKPHRVEKMSILEPDTARAAAVHQGTRIGDLVVQGVTLARDLVSRPGNLQTPSMMAGIAETIAHESGLAYRVLDEDDAKREGMGAFLAVAGGSDEPAKFIVLDHRGSDNPPVTIALVGKGVTFDSGGISIKPSDKMERMKNDMGGGATVLAAMQVVGKLGLPLRVVGIVPCTENLPSGKAYKPGDVVTTLSGQTIEVISTDAEGRLILADGLTYALRYKPDAIIDLATLTGACVIALGDRVAGMIGNNDRLKARIKRSAEITGEKVWELPLWEEYQEQIKSDCADMRNVGGRAGGTITGAALLSRFVRKTPWVHLDIAGPVWTEKNLPYTPKGATGVGVRLLVQLLRDWTHRSSAAPHRSRKS, from the coding sequence ATGAAAATCGAGGTTCGAGATTCAAAGGTGGAAGAGTTCAAGACCGAGGCACTCCTCCTCTACCACTTCAAAGGAGAAAAAACCCTCGTCGATAAGACAGAGAGGATGGATCTGGCCAGCCGAGGATTGATCAGAGAGGTCCTCAGGAGCGGCGATTTCAGGGCGGAACTGTACCAGTCCTCCCTCATATACACCCACGGGAGCGGCCCGGCCAAGCGGATTCTCCTTGTGGGGCTCGGGAGAAAGAGGGAGTTCACCATCGACCGCTGGCGCGGGGCCGCCGCGAAGGGGGCTCAGATCGTCAGGGATCTCGGTGTGAAGGAGTTCGCCACGCCTCTGGTCGAGGGGGCTCTGGAGAGGGTGCCCCTCGATATGCTGGCCCAGGCCCTTGTCGAGGGGGTGGGGCTCGGCCTTTACGATTTCAGTGAGCTGAAGACGGAGAAGCGCAAGAAACCCCATAGAGTCGAGAAGATGAGTATCCTCGAGCCGGACACGGCCCGGGCAGCGGCTGTGCACCAGGGAACCCGAATCGGCGATCTGGTGGTTCAGGGCGTTACCCTCGCCCGCGACCTGGTCTCCCGTCCGGGTAACCTGCAAACGCCTTCGATGATGGCGGGGATTGCCGAGACCATCGCACATGAGTCCGGTTTGGCCTACCGCGTTCTCGATGAGGATGATGCCAAAAGGGAGGGGATGGGGGCCTTTCTCGCCGTGGCCGGCGGGAGTGATGAACCGGCCAAATTCATAGTTCTCGATCATAGGGGGAGCGACAACCCCCCTGTGACGATCGCCCTGGTGGGTAAAGGAGTCACCTTCGACAGCGGTGGAATCTCCATCAAACCCTCTGACAAGATGGAGAGGATGAAGAACGACATGGGAGGAGGCGCCACCGTGCTCGCCGCCATGCAGGTGGTTGGAAAACTCGGACTCCCTCTCAGGGTGGTGGGAATCGTCCCCTGCACGGAGAATCTCCCGAGCGGCAAGGCCTACAAACCTGGAGACGTAGTCACCACCCTCTCGGGCCAGACCATCGAGGTCATCAGTACCGATGCAGAAGGAAGGCTCATCCTAGCCGACGGGCTGACCTATGCCCTCCGCTACAAACCCGATGCCATTATCGATCTGGCCACCCTCACCGGAGCATGCGTAATAGCCCTAGGGGACCGCGTTGCGGGTATGATCGGAAACAACGACAGGCTCAAGGCGAGGATCAAGAGATCGGCCGAGATCACCGGGGAAAAGGTCTGGGAGCTCCCCCTCTGGGAAGAATACCAGGAACAGATCAAGAGCGACTGCGCGGACATGAGAAACGTGGGAGGCCGTGCCGGAGGCACCATTACCGGAGCAGCCCTCCTCAGCCGCTTCGTCCGTAAGACCCCCTGGGTCCACCTGGATATCGCCGGACCCGTATGGACAGAAAAGAACCTCCCTTATACGCCTAAAGGGGCAACAGGGGTGGGGGTCCGCCTGCTCGTCCAGCTTCTCCGTGACTGGACCCACCGGAGCTCGGCCGCCCCTCACCGCTCAAGAAAATCATAG
- a CDS encoding LapA family protein: protein MIYVKALLLIALLFLAITFGIQNSEAVVLRYYFGLASVPVPLYLVIYVAIILGILGGLAIDLYSRITLRSRLKKLEKANASLRQDLEKLESEAAGGAGSELQPRPAEVETGPVEALPSSTESQPENQPESSKDSKALESGKDR from the coding sequence ATGATTTATGTAAAGGCCTTGCTCCTTATCGCGCTTTTGTTTCTCGCCATTACATTCGGTATTCAAAACTCCGAAGCGGTGGTCCTCCGCTACTATTTCGGCCTTGCATCGGTCCCCGTCCCACTCTACCTGGTCATCTATGTTGCGATCATCCTGGGAATTCTCGGGGGACTCGCGATCGATCTTTACTCTCGCATCACACTCAGGTCGAGGCTCAAGAAGCTGGAAAAGGCGAACGCGTCCCTCCGGCAAGACCTCGAAAAACTGGAATCCGAGGCGGCAGGCGGGGCGGGCAGCGAGCTGCAGCCCAGGCCCGCCGAAGTCGAGACCGGCCCCGTCGAGGCCCTGCCGTCCAGTACCGAGTCGCAACCGGAGAACCAGCCAGAATCCTCCAAGGATTCAAAGGCCCTGGAATCCGGCAAGGACCGGTAG
- the hydA gene encoding dihydropyrimidinase, giving the protein MDIKITNGTIITATDTYRADIGIAKGKIVQIAETITDEAGEVIDATGAYVFPGAIDMHTHLDMPFMGTSTSDDFETGTIAAAYGGTTCIVDFAIQARGQSLKQTLSTWKAKARGKAVFDYAFHVAISDLTDRILDEIPGAVAEGVTSFKTFLAYKDSLMIDDGALFEILRRCREARALVMVHAENGHIIDRLVKELLAQRKTAPKYHAASRPPTAEAEATGRAIAIAEMAGAPLYIVHLSCSQALEKVREARDRGLPVLAETCPQYLVLSEKNYEEPGFNGAKYVMSPPLRDRSNHGPLWRALASGDLQVISTDHCPFNLKGQKDLGKKDFSLIPNGAPGIENRLCLIFNEGVNKKKIGINRFVELVSTAPARLFGLYPAKGTVAVGSDADLVVFDPRERFTITAKTNHQNVDYTPYEGYRGRGVPRVVLSRGAVLVKEGRFLGRPGRGRYVKRKPFSLM; this is encoded by the coding sequence ATGGACATCAAGATCACAAATGGGACAATCATCACGGCTACCGACACCTACCGGGCCGACATAGGAATCGCCAAGGGCAAGATCGTCCAGATCGCAGAGACGATCACGGATGAGGCCGGGGAAGTGATCGACGCAACCGGTGCCTATGTCTTCCCCGGTGCCATCGACATGCATACCCACCTCGACATGCCCTTCATGGGGACTTCCACTTCCGACGATTTCGAGACAGGAACCATCGCGGCCGCTTACGGAGGGACTACCTGTATCGTCGATTTTGCCATCCAGGCAAGGGGACAGTCCCTGAAGCAGACCCTGAGCACATGGAAAGCCAAGGCCAGGGGGAAAGCGGTCTTTGACTACGCCTTCCACGTGGCTATCTCCGATCTTACCGATAGGATTCTCGACGAGATTCCCGGGGCCGTGGCCGAAGGAGTCACCAGTTTCAAAACGTTTCTCGCCTATAAGGACTCGCTCATGATCGACGACGGCGCCCTCTTCGAGATCCTGCGAAGGTGCAGGGAGGCTCGGGCCCTGGTCATGGTCCACGCAGAAAACGGCCACATCATAGATCGCCTGGTCAAAGAGCTTCTGGCGCAGAGAAAGACCGCCCCGAAGTACCATGCCGCCAGCCGCCCCCCCACGGCAGAGGCAGAGGCCACGGGCCGTGCAATCGCCATCGCCGAAATGGCGGGGGCTCCCCTCTACATCGTCCATCTGTCGTGCAGCCAGGCCCTGGAAAAGGTCAGAGAGGCACGGGACAGGGGCCTACCCGTCCTTGCAGAGACATGCCCGCAGTATCTCGTCCTCTCCGAGAAGAACTACGAGGAACCCGGGTTCAACGGGGCCAAGTACGTCATGTCTCCACCCCTCAGGGACAGGTCCAACCACGGCCCTCTCTGGAGAGCCCTGGCCTCCGGCGATCTCCAGGTCATCTCCACGGATCACTGCCCCTTCAACCTGAAAGGACAGAAGGATCTGGGGAAGAAGGATTTCTCCCTCATCCCCAATGGAGCGCCGGGGATCGAGAACCGCCTCTGCCTCATCTTCAACGAAGGAGTGAACAAGAAGAAGATCGGCATCAACCGCTTCGTCGAACTGGTTTCCACCGCCCCGGCCAGGCTCTTCGGCCTCTACCCCGCCAAGGGGACCGTGGCCGTGGGAAGCGACGCCGACCTCGTGGTCTTCGATCCGAGAGAGAGATTCACCATCACAGCAAAGACCAATCACCAGAATGTGGACTATACCCCTTACGAGGGTTACAGGGGCAGGGGCGTGCCCCGTGTGGTACTCTCCCGGGGTGCTGTCCTGGTAAAAGAGGGGAGGTTTCTGGGCCGACCAGGCCGGGGCAGGTACGTCAAGCGGAAACCCTTCAGCCTGATGTGA